A stretch of Desulfurivibrio alkaliphilus AHT 2 DNA encodes these proteins:
- a CDS encoding inositol monophosphatase family protein, which produces MDRLQHSLARCRDRRLAAILDSAGRAAFAAGEVLRRKYDTPLKINHKGRIDLVTEADLASEQAVLKVLQRDHPGIAVLAEESAPVTEKTAISGPLWVIDPLDGTTNFAHAFPWFAVSIGYLEDGECRAGVIYNPVSEEFFCAAAGAGAWLNGRPIRVSRTNSLEQALLATGFPYSVVEKGDEVAKVVEVLRAMLPKAQGIRRAGAAALDLAYVACGRLDGFWEINLKPWDTAAGIALLKEAGGLATDFAGGDFSPFVPQLLASNSLLHQAIRQVINSP; this is translated from the coding sequence ATGGATCGTCTGCAACATTCGCTGGCCCGCTGCCGTGATCGCCGGCTGGCGGCCATCCTGGACAGTGCCGGCCGGGCCGCCTTTGCCGCCGGCGAGGTTCTGCGCCGCAAATATGACACCCCCCTCAAGATCAATCATAAAGGGCGGATCGATCTGGTCACCGAAGCCGATCTGGCCTCGGAGCAGGCTGTGTTAAAGGTATTGCAGCGCGACCACCCGGGCATCGCCGTGCTGGCCGAGGAATCCGCGCCCGTTACCGAAAAAACCGCCATCAGTGGTCCCCTGTGGGTAATCGACCCCCTGGACGGCACCACCAACTTCGCCCACGCCTTTCCCTGGTTCGCGGTTTCCATCGGTTATCTGGAGGATGGTGAATGCCGGGCCGGGGTAATCTACAACCCGGTTAGCGAAGAGTTTTTCTGTGCCGCCGCAGGGGCCGGGGCCTGGCTCAACGGCCGGCCCATCCGGGTTTCCCGGACCAACAGCCTGGAGCAGGCCCTGTTGGCCACCGGCTTTCCTTACAGCGTCGTGGAAAAAGGTGATGAGGTGGCGAAGGTGGTGGAGGTGCTGCGGGCCATGCTGCCCAAGGCCCAGGGCATCAGGCGGGCCGGGGCGGCAGCCCTGGATCTGGCCTACGTGGCCTGTGGCCGCCTGGACGGTTTCTGGGAAATCAACCTCAAACCCTGGGACACGGCGGCGGGCATCGCCCTGCTCAAAGAGGCCGGCGGCCTGGCCACCGACTTCGCCGGTGGCGATTTTTCTCCTTTTGTCCCGCAACTGCTGGCCTCAAACAGCCTG
- a CDS encoding dodecin family protein, whose amino-acid sequence MGTVAKIIELSADSEKSFEDALAVGIARATKTLKNVKSVWIQDQEVMIENNAPKKYRIHLKVTFVLE is encoded by the coding sequence ATGGGAACAGTGGCAAAAATCATTGAGTTAAGCGCCGATTCGGAAAAATCCTTTGAAGACGCCTTGGCCGTGGGCATTGCCCGGGCCACGAAGACCTTGAAAAATGTCAAAAGCGTCTGGATACAGGACCAGGAGGTAATGATCGAGAACAACGCCCCCAAAAAATACCGGATCCACCTGAAGGTTACCTTCGTGCTCGAATGA